In Schaalia sp. JY-X169, the following are encoded in one genomic region:
- the rplT gene encoding 50S ribosomal protein L20, producing the protein MARVKRSVNAKKKRRDVLEQASGYRGQRSRLYRKAKEQVTHSHVYAYRDRRNKKRDFRRLWIQRINAGARAEGLTYNRFIQGLNLAGIEVDRRMLADMAVNDPTSFSALVKAAKAALPADVNAPKAA; encoded by the coding sequence ATGGCACGTGTAAAGCGTTCAGTAAACGCAAAGAAGAAGCGCCGCGACGTACTTGAGCAGGCCTCGGGCTACCGTGGTCAGCGCTCACGCCTGTACCGCAAGGCAAAGGAACAGGTCACTCACAGCCACGTTTACGCATACCGTGATCGTCGCAACAAGAAGCGCGATTTCCGTCGCCTGTGGATCCAACGCATCAACGCTGGCGCCCGCGCGGAAGGCTTGACGTACAACCGTTTCATCCAGGGTCTTAACCTGGCTGGCATCGAGGTTGACCGCCGTATGCTTGCGGACATGGCCGTCAACGATCCAACATCGTTCTCAGCTCTGGTGAAGGCTGCAAAGGCAGCTTTGCCTGCCGATGTGAACGCGCCGAAGGCTGCGTGA
- the rpmI gene encoding 50S ribosomal protein L35 — MPKNKTHSGAKKRFRTTGSGKIMRERAGTRHLMEHKSSRKTRRLANDVEIARSDKKEVRSLLGK, encoded by the coding sequence ATGCCAAAGAACAAGACGCACTCCGGGGCGAAGAAGCGTTTCCGCACCACCGGTAGCGGCAAGATCATGCGTGAGCGTGCTGGTACCCGCCACCTCATGGAGCACAAGTCATCCCGCAAGACCCGTCGTTTGGCGAACGATGTTGAGATTGCGCGATCAGACAAGAAAGAGGTCCGTTCACTTCTGGGCAAGTGA
- the infC gene encoding translation initiation factor IF-3: MGRRGAISEPRINDRIRVPEVRLVGPAGEQVGVVRVEDALRLAEEAGLDLVEVAPEARPPVAKLMDYGKYKYEAGQKARDARRNQANTQLKEIRFRIKIDDHDFATKTGHVKRFLEGGDKVKVMIMFRGREQSRPEAGIRLLQRLADEVADISVVESTPRQDGRNMTMVLAPTRKKADAMVQQRERREAARSERRAKHEVRSQRDQVRQSRSDF, encoded by the coding sequence TTGGGAAGGAGAGGCGCCATCAGCGAACCTCGCATCAATGATCGGATTCGAGTTCCGGAAGTACGGCTTGTTGGCCCAGCGGGCGAACAGGTCGGCGTTGTGCGCGTTGAAGATGCGCTCAGGCTTGCTGAAGAAGCAGGCTTGGACCTAGTTGAGGTAGCGCCGGAGGCGCGTCCTCCCGTAGCCAAGTTGATGGACTACGGAAAATACAAGTATGAGGCCGGGCAGAAAGCGCGTGATGCGCGCCGTAACCAGGCAAACACACAGCTCAAGGAGATTCGTTTCCGCATCAAGATTGATGACCATGATTTCGCCACAAAGACGGGTCATGTGAAGCGATTCCTCGAGGGTGGGGACAAAGTCAAAGTCATGATCATGTTCCGCGGTCGCGAACAGTCGCGTCCTGAAGCTGGCATTCGTTTGCTACAGCGTCTTGCGGACGAGGTCGCTGACATCAGCGTCGTCGAGTCGACTCCACGCCAGGACGGCCGCAACATGACAATGGTTCTTGCTCCGACCCGTAAGAAGGCCGATGCAATGGTTCAGCAGCGTGAACGCCGGGAGGCTGCACGTAGTGAACGCCGTGCGAAGCACGAAGTGCGTAGTCAGCGGGACCAGGTTCGCCAGTCCCGTTCGGACTTCTAA
- a CDS encoding SseB family protein, producing MTVERVNGLTQAQRLKMEQRLNLHHDRSDRGQLLPLTAIALAEPSGSVRQKAGRAVALAAALVSERLVVPVPVEVHPDDAGEHRHQGLGMEDEIPLPVAAGAFGNTVIAFSSAEQLAAWDPVARPMTMSAQRVALFATQTAAPPSIVVDVASSSPVTLPVAAVHALVGGDTWLPPWADPALAADLVAAAQTQCSDIVDVRVAPTVTPGQDGAWVGALQVTILFLADIGADFATQRQSLANALSEVSHHPRLAAAAPAVELVPKPVAAA from the coding sequence GTGACAGTCGAACGGGTGAATGGACTCACGCAGGCGCAGCGCTTGAAGATGGAGCAACGCCTCAACTTGCATCATGACAGGTCCGACCGGGGACAACTGCTTCCGCTGACGGCCATTGCCCTGGCTGAGCCGTCGGGGTCGGTCCGTCAGAAGGCTGGCAGGGCAGTGGCCCTTGCCGCCGCGCTGGTAAGTGAACGGCTTGTGGTGCCAGTCCCCGTAGAAGTGCACCCAGACGATGCGGGAGAACATCGGCATCAAGGCTTGGGGATGGAAGATGAGATTCCCCTGCCGGTCGCAGCTGGGGCATTCGGCAACACGGTAATAGCGTTCTCGTCTGCTGAGCAGCTGGCAGCGTGGGACCCCGTGGCAAGACCGATGACAATGAGTGCGCAGCGAGTCGCCCTCTTCGCGACGCAGACCGCCGCGCCGCCGTCGATCGTGGTGGACGTGGCATCGTCCTCGCCCGTCACACTGCCGGTAGCTGCCGTCCATGCACTTGTTGGTGGTGACACGTGGCTGCCGCCGTGGGCGGACCCCGCGCTAGCCGCTGACCTAGTGGCGGCTGCGCAGACTCAGTGCTCAGACATTGTTGATGTGCGTGTGGCACCGACAGTCACCCCGGGTCAAGATGGGGCATGGGTGGGGGCGCTGCAAGTAACAATCTTGTTCCTCGCGGATATAGGTGCTGATTTCGCTACTCAGAGGCAGTCGCTTGCTAATGCGCTTTCGGAGGTAAGTCACCACCCGCGGCTTGCGGCCGCAGCTCCCGCCGTAGAACTGGTACCGAAGCCAGTGGCGGCTGCTTAG
- the priA gene encoding bifunctional 1-(5-phosphoribosyl)-5-((5-phosphoribosylamino)methylideneamino)imidazole-4-carboxamide isomerase/phosphoribosylanthranilate isomerase PriA → MKLTLLPAIDIVGGKAVRLVQGEAGTETEYGHPVEIARQFRDAGAEWIHLVDLDAAFGRGSNQDLLEQVIDATDLFVELSGGIRGEESLVRALDMGATRVNLGTAALENPDWTESAIGRFGDRVAVGLDVRGDTLAARGWTKEGGNLWETLMRLNMAGCARYVLTDVGRDGMLNGPNIELLERVAGRTDAPIVASGGVSSLEDIAALRTLVPIGVDSAIVGKALYAGKFTLEEALKVAAGQ, encoded by the coding sequence ATGAAGCTTACGCTCCTTCCAGCAATCGACATTGTTGGTGGTAAGGCTGTGCGCTTAGTGCAGGGCGAGGCCGGGACTGAGACCGAGTACGGTCATCCCGTGGAAATTGCTCGTCAGTTCCGGGACGCCGGCGCCGAATGGATTCATCTGGTGGATCTTGACGCTGCATTTGGGCGTGGAAGCAACCAGGATCTGCTGGAGCAGGTGATTGACGCTACCGACCTCTTCGTGGAGCTCTCCGGTGGGATTCGCGGTGAAGAATCACTGGTGCGCGCCCTCGACATGGGAGCGACCCGGGTCAATCTGGGGACAGCTGCGCTTGAGAATCCGGACTGGACTGAGAGTGCCATTGGCCGATTTGGTGACAGGGTCGCTGTGGGTCTTGACGTCCGTGGGGACACTTTGGCTGCGCGTGGATGGACGAAGGAGGGCGGGAATCTCTGGGAAACGCTGATGCGACTGAACATGGCCGGATGCGCCCGCTATGTTTTGACCGACGTGGGTAGGGACGGGATGCTCAATGGGCCCAACATTGAACTTCTTGAAAGGGTTGCCGGACGCACTGATGCCCCGATCGTTGCATCGGGTGGGGTTTCCTCACTTGAGGACATCGCGGCTCTGCGAACCCTGGTTCCCATTGGAGTTGATAGCGCCATCGTTGGGAAGGCGCTTTACGCGGGCAAGTTCACTCTGGAAGAGGCCCTGAAAGTTGCCGCGGGGCAGTGA
- the hisB gene encoding imidazoleglycerol-phosphate dehydratase HisB, whose product MTTQERVATVMRKTSESDVTVTINLDGSGANTIDTGVPFYDHMLTALSKHSLIDMQIKATGDVHIDVHHTVEDVAITLGKALAKALGDKRGLRRYGTGFAPLDESLARAVVDVAGRPYCVVTGEPDGQTYHLIGGHYTGAMTQHVFESLAFNAGLCLHVTLLYGRDPHHIVEAQFKALALALREAVALDPRVVGIPSTKGAL is encoded by the coding sequence GTGACGACACAGGAGCGAGTTGCAACGGTGATGCGAAAGACCAGTGAGTCTGACGTGACTGTCACGATTAATCTTGACGGAAGTGGGGCGAACACGATCGATACCGGCGTGCCCTTCTACGATCACATGCTCACTGCGCTTTCCAAGCACTCCCTGATCGACATGCAGATCAAGGCAACGGGAGACGTTCATATTGATGTGCATCATACGGTCGAGGACGTGGCGATAACCCTGGGCAAGGCTCTTGCCAAGGCGCTTGGTGACAAACGGGGACTGCGCCGCTACGGAACTGGCTTCGCACCCCTGGACGAATCACTCGCGCGCGCTGTGGTCGACGTGGCTGGACGCCCCTACTGCGTGGTGACCGGCGAGCCTGACGGCCAGACCTATCACCTCATAGGCGGTCACTACACCGGAGCCATGACCCAGCACGTTTTTGAGTCGCTCGCATTCAATGCGGGTCTGTGCCTACACGTGACACTCCTGTATGGCCGCGACCCCCACCACATCGTTGAGGCACAGTTCAAGGCTCTCGCACTCGCCCTCAGAGAGGCTGTCGCCCTCGACCCCCGGGTAGTTGGGATTCCATCAACCAAGGGTGCTCTGTAG